The Colius striatus isolate bColStr4 chromosome 24, bColStr4.1.hap1, whole genome shotgun sequence genome includes a window with the following:
- the KDF1 gene encoding keratinocyte differentiation factor 1 has translation MLGRSSGPRELRGPRRPPQPFPEAVSPRGRAPQEADVSLEVFSGSTPEVPPSRPRGQRRDRRGRRADAKDANGREAETITFISGTAEAAPAQSVCCSSLAQAWSTYKAVFCCIVTCGGCFQDCSVCIPYPGPAESSTDDSKNVDYNGRLPNSPSSTSPAEKNGNQIKKSSMGSSFSYPDVKLKGIPVYQNRSPSQHTESESCCKELLPEKPFRNSIEKATLPSSHRSSEEYYSFHESDLDISELNGSMSSREIDVLIFKKLTELFSVHQIDELAKCTSDTVFLEKTNKISDLINSITQDYNLDEQDAECRLVRGIIRISTRKSRVRPHISVPPSQSHEEKSGRGTAPDSGNETMLESMVTSQDDLAVQISEETPADVLARNMRRHSSAGSPTSRDSSFQDTETDSSGAPLLQVYC, from the exons ATGCTGGGCCGGAGCTCGGGGCCCCGTGAGCTGCgcggcccccgccgcccgccgcagCCCTTCCCCGAGGCCGTGTCCCCGCGGGGCAGAGCCCCCCAGGAGGCAGATGTCAGCCTGGAGGTGTTCAGTGGCTCCACACCCGAGGTGCCCCCGAGCCGCCCCCGGGGGCAGAGGAGGGACAGGAGAGGCCGCAGGGCCGACGCCAAAGACGCCAACGGCAGAGAGGCGGAAACAATCACCTTCATTTCGGGCACGGCCGAGGCTGCCCCGGCGCAGAGCgtctgctgctcctctctggcTCAGGCCTGGAGCACCTACAAGGCTGTTTTCTGTTGCATAGTGACGTGTGGGGGCTGTTTCCAGGACTGCAGCGTCTGCATCCCCTACCCAGGGCCCGCCGAGAGCTCCACCGACGACAGCAAGAACGTGGATTACAACGGGCGGCTGccaaacagccccagcagcacctctccTGCTGAGAAGAATGGCAACCAGATCAAGAAGTCCAGCATGGGCAGCAGTTTCAGTTACCCAGATGTAAAACTGAAGGGCATCCCTGTCTATCAGAACAGAAGCCCCAGCCAGCACACGGAATCGGAGTCGTGCTGCAAAGAGCTGCTGCCAGAGAAGCCCTTCAGGAACAGCATAGAGAAGGCCACACTGCCCAGCAGCCACCGTAGCTCAGAGGAGTATTATTCCTTCCATGAGTCTGACCTGGACATCAGTGAGCTGAATGGCTCCATGTCCAGCAGGGAGATCGATGTCCTCATCTTCAAGAAGCTGACAGAGCTCTTCAGCGTTCACCAGATCGATGAGCTGGCCAAGTGCACGTCTGACACCGTCTTCCTGGAGAAGACCAACAAGATCTCAGACCTCATCAACAGCATCACTCAGGATTACAACCTGGACGAGCAGGATGCCGAGTGCAGGCTGGTCCGAGGCATCATCCGCATCAGCACCCGCAAGAGCAGGGTCCGGCCCCACATTTCTGTCCCTCCCAGCCAGAGCCATGAGGAGAAGTCAGGCAGAGGCACCGCCCCTGACAGCGGCAATGAGACCATGCTGGAGTCCATGGTCACCAGCCAGGATG ATTTGGCTGTGCAGATATCAGAGGAGACCCCTGCAGACGTGTTGGCCAGGAACATGAGGCGGCACAGCAGCGCAG gCTCTCCAACAAGCAGAGATTCCTCTTTCCAAGACACAGAGACTGACTCATCTGGGGCACCTCTGCTTCAGGTGTATTGTTGA